The following proteins are co-located in the Diorhabda carinulata isolate Delta chromosome 4, icDioCari1.1, whole genome shotgun sequence genome:
- the LOC130892951 gene encoding uncharacterized protein LOC130892951 has translation MRLFYALFRRKHMPNGNIHTGKHRIWKQPTIEDVIKLKNAFEIEEQNMFYLRHAYLTPEQSSGHARALGKNEENLIKTKTKQKPFYDKVTVESRLAHLRVNEGWD, from the exons atgagGTTATTCTATGCATTGTTTAGAAGAAAACACATGCCAAATGGAAACATACATACTGGTAAACATCGTATTTGGAAACAGCCGACCATAGAAGacgtaataaaattaaaaaatgcattTGAAATTGAAGAACAGAACATGTTTTATCTCAGACATGCCTACTTAACACCT GAACAATCTTCAGGCCATGCTCGTGCTTTGgggaaaaatgaagaaaacttAATTAAAACTAAGACAAAGCAAAAACCTTTCTATGACAAAGTTACTGTGGAATCACGTCTAGCACATTTAAGAGTAAACGAAGGCTGGGATTGA